One part of the Longimicrobium sp. genome encodes these proteins:
- a CDS encoding SgcJ/EcaC family oxidoreductase produces the protein MSTDPTAIATELFAQLETAWNAADGAAFGKPFADVTDFVDVRGAHHHGDGVAIGGGHQHIFDTIYKGSTVRYQVTSARQVVPGCFVATVSATLDAPSGPLPGTNQSRITAVVVREGDRWAITAFHNTLVLQAPRA, from the coding sequence TTGAGCACTGATCCCACCGCGATCGCCACCGAGCTGTTCGCGCAGCTGGAGACGGCGTGGAACGCCGCCGACGGGGCCGCCTTCGGCAAGCCCTTCGCCGACGTGACCGACTTCGTGGACGTCCGCGGCGCCCACCACCACGGCGACGGAGTGGCCATCGGCGGGGGCCACCAGCACATCTTCGACACCATCTACAAGGGCAGCACCGTCCGCTACCAGGTGACTTCCGCACGGCAAGTGGTGCCCGGATGCTTCGTGGCGACGGTTTCCGCCACCCTCGACGCTCCCTCCGGCCCGCTGCCCGGCACCAACCAGTCCCGGATCACCGCCGTGGTCGTCCGCGAGGGGGACCGCTGGGCCATCACGGCGTTCCACAACACCCTCGTTCTCCAGGCGCCTCGCGCATAA
- a CDS encoding TetR/AcrR family transcriptional regulator encodes MNARERILEAVVGLLGTEVGAGFTYDRLAREAKVSRQTLYAHFPTRADLLVAVADHARAKLDADRLSSPILEAATGVDALAALLAFHVAFTPRVLREYRAVEFARSTDPELMKAFGQRTRGRDQFIRLVMTRLEAEGRLQPAWTVATATDFVTAVVSASTTYELLENRGWSPAELQERLLRVFTRSLLTTTEGGTLEH; translated from the coding sequence ATGAACGCGCGAGAGAGGATTCTGGAAGCCGTTGTGGGCCTGCTGGGCACCGAAGTCGGGGCCGGGTTCACCTACGACCGTCTCGCACGGGAGGCGAAAGTATCGCGTCAGACGCTGTACGCGCACTTCCCAACGCGGGCAGACCTGCTCGTCGCGGTGGCGGACCATGCTCGTGCGAAGCTCGATGCGGACCGCCTGAGCAGCCCCATTCTCGAGGCTGCCACCGGTGTCGACGCACTCGCCGCCCTGCTGGCCTTTCACGTCGCCTTCACCCCCAGGGTGCTGCGGGAGTACAGGGCGGTGGAGTTCGCGCGCTCCACCGACCCGGAGCTGATGAAGGCCTTTGGCCAGCGCACCCGCGGCCGCGACCAGTTCATCAGGCTCGTCATGACGCGGCTGGAGGCCGAGGGGCGGCTGCAGCCCGCGTGGACCGTCGCCACCGCCACCGATTTCGTGACCGCGGTGGTGAGCGCGTCCACGACGTACGAGTTGCTGGAGAACCGTGGATGGTCACCCGCGGAGCTCCAGGAACGCCTGCTCCGGGTGTTCACCCGGTCACTTCTCACCACAACCGAGGGAGGAACTCTTGAGCACTGA
- a CDS encoding sensor histidine kinase has protein sequence MHLIMMISLQQAAPVWREGEKAAAVIGMGTGAAVAFLVYRLARRVPWPKPFRLRFAALHLVAAPLAALTWYALSVTLESLVPGYVPDVQGGSRVEMHLMLGTIFYAIVAGVAHAVEGSARAARAEAMAARTQVAALRAQLHPHFLFNALHTVVQLIPVDPARAMEAAELVADLLRATLEEQRDEVALGDEWGFVDRYLAVERIRFGERLIVRADMPDDLLDERVPAFALQTLVENAVRHGAAPRVAATEIVITAAGTASELTLSVRNSGDGKPAPASGAGTGTGLARLRERLAVLYGSAARLACGPAADGGYEAVLVVPRHRGRNA, from the coding sequence ATGCACCTGATCATGATGATCTCTCTCCAACAGGCCGCGCCGGTGTGGCGCGAAGGGGAGAAGGCGGCCGCCGTGATCGGGATGGGCACCGGGGCCGCGGTCGCCTTCCTCGTCTATCGCCTCGCCCGACGGGTGCCGTGGCCCAAGCCGTTCCGCCTGCGGTTCGCGGCGCTGCACCTCGTGGCCGCACCGTTGGCCGCGCTGACCTGGTACGCCCTTTCGGTCACGCTCGAGAGCTTGGTGCCCGGATACGTTCCCGACGTGCAGGGGGGCAGCCGGGTAGAGATGCACCTGATGCTCGGAACGATCTTCTACGCCATCGTGGCCGGGGTGGCCCATGCCGTAGAGGGGAGCGCGCGCGCCGCGCGGGCCGAGGCGATGGCGGCGCGGACGCAGGTGGCGGCGCTGAGGGCACAGCTGCACCCGCACTTTCTCTTCAACGCGCTTCACACCGTCGTGCAGCTGATCCCGGTCGATCCTGCACGCGCCATGGAGGCGGCGGAACTCGTCGCCGACCTGCTGCGCGCGACGCTGGAGGAGCAGCGCGACGAGGTGGCGCTCGGCGATGAATGGGGCTTCGTCGATCGCTACCTGGCCGTGGAGCGCATCCGCTTCGGCGAGCGGCTGATCGTGCGCGCGGACATGCCGGATGATCTACTCGACGAGCGCGTACCCGCGTTCGCGCTGCAGACGCTGGTGGAGAACGCCGTCCGACATGGCGCTGCGCCACGCGTGGCGGCGACGGAGATCGTAATCACCGCCGCCGGCACCGCGTCCGAGCTGACGCTCTCGGTCCGCAACTCGGGAGACGGCAAGCCCGCCCCCGCCTCCGGCGCCGGGACAGGAACGGGGCTGGCGCGGCTGCGTGAGCGGCTGGCGGTGCTCTATGGAAGCGCGGCGAGGCTGGCATGCGGCCCGGCCGCGGACGGGGGATACGAGGCGGTGCTCGTCGTGCCGCGGCACCGCGGGAGGAATGCGTGA
- a CDS encoding serine hydrolase domain-containing protein — translation MSRTFRFVLASLLAAAPAVSAAQAQEARIARGPVSGQQPSATALAALADSLVKAQLLAQGVPSASIVVTRGGETLLQRAWGMADVSGGRAADPNTVYAIGSNSKQFTAALLLRLVDRGRLTLGDSIGRHLSGLRPEWRAITIEQLLNHTSGLQRSYVDRSRIQANLPGDSLIAQAARDTMASRPGTAFLYSNTGYMILGVLVEKLYGKPYGAALRDEIARPLGLSALRSCGEVAAGAGASGYVRSEEGTLSPPPAVHPSQQLGSGGVCSTAADLAKWNRALHGGRVLSEASYRAMTTPRGAAVTQDYGFGLTVGPAPWGAPAITHGGQDVTGFVSEHGWYPADSLSVTLLYNVYPRVAAGGTHVIAALALGHTPPTTRTPAPQPAVAGTPATGIAGEDARRQFVGEYEMRPGAVFRVSFEEGSFVVTTPWGEKGALVHQSGATYERGSAGSGNTITFLADADGRVVGFEARDAGSPGRRLRKIR, via the coding sequence ATGTCCAGAACATTCCGCTTCGTCCTCGCATCACTGCTGGCCGCGGCCCCGGCGGTTTCCGCTGCCCAGGCGCAGGAGGCCAGGATTGCCCGGGGCCCGGTGAGCGGCCAGCAGCCTTCCGCGACGGCGCTCGCGGCGCTCGCCGATTCCCTGGTGAAGGCTCAGCTGCTCGCGCAGGGCGTGCCCAGCGCTTCCATCGTGGTTACGCGCGGCGGCGAGACGCTGCTGCAGCGCGCGTGGGGGATGGCGGATGTGTCAGGGGGCCGCGCGGCGGACCCGAACACGGTCTACGCCATCGGCTCGAACAGCAAGCAGTTCACCGCCGCCCTGCTGCTCAGGCTCGTGGACCGCGGCCGGCTGACGCTCGGCGATTCCATCGGCCGCCACCTGTCCGGGCTCCGCCCCGAGTGGCGGGCGATCACCATCGAGCAGCTCCTGAACCACACCTCCGGGCTGCAGCGGAGCTACGTCGACCGGTCGCGCATCCAGGCGAACCTGCCCGGCGACTCGCTGATCGCGCAGGCGGCGCGCGACACCATGGCCTCACGGCCCGGCACGGCGTTCCTCTACTCGAACACCGGGTACATGATCCTTGGTGTTCTCGTCGAAAAGCTGTACGGCAAGCCCTACGGGGCGGCGCTGCGGGACGAAATCGCGCGGCCGCTCGGGCTGTCCGCGCTCCGGTCGTGCGGAGAGGTCGCGGCGGGCGCCGGGGCCAGCGGATACGTGCGCTCCGAAGAGGGGACGCTCTCGCCGCCCCCCGCCGTTCATCCCTCACAGCAGCTCGGCTCGGGCGGCGTCTGCTCCACCGCGGCGGACCTGGCGAAGTGGAACCGGGCGCTCCACGGCGGGCGGGTGCTCTCCGAGGCCTCGTACCGGGCGATGACCACGCCGCGCGGCGCGGCGGTGACGCAGGACTACGGCTTCGGGCTGACCGTCGGCCCCGCGCCGTGGGGCGCCCCGGCCATCACGCACGGCGGCCAGGACGTGACGGGGTTCGTCTCGGAGCACGGCTGGTACCCGGCCGATTCGCTGTCGGTGACCCTCCTGTACAACGTCTACCCCCGTGTGGCCGCCGGGGGCACCCACGTGATCGCGGCGCTCGCCCTGGGTCACACGCCGCCGACCACGCGCACTCCGGCGCCGCAGCCCGCCGTCGCCGGCACCCCGGCCACGGGCATTGCCGGAGAGGACGCCCGCCGGCAGTTCGTGGGCGAGTACGAGATGCGGCCCGGTGCGGTGTTCAGGGTAAGCTTCGAGGAGGGCTCCTTCGTCGTCACGACACCCTGGGGCGAGAAGGGCGCGCTGGTGCATCAGTCGGGGGCGACCTACGAGCGCGGGAGCGCTGGTTCCGGGAACACCATCACCTTTCTCGCCGACGCTGATGGCCGGGTCGTGGGATTCGAGGCGCGGGATGCGGGGAGCCCCGGACGGCGCCTGCGGAAGATCCGGTAG
- a CDS encoding LytTR family DNA-binding domain-containing protein — translation MKVTTFVADDEPVARAGLRAMLTAFDWVQVIGEAADGESAVTQIQALRPELVFLDVQMPGLLGTDVLRRLERPPFVIFTTAFSEHAVTAFELGAVDYLLKPFGPSRLAGAMERVRTALGEPAPADTFERLSGALAGGPISRLFVRVGGTLVPLPVERVSWFEASGDYVTAHAAHAKHLLHLSLSRLEARLDPRRFVRVHRTHIVNLDQVRAFRRDARGNLEAELMDGARVPVSRAKAQEIRSLGR, via the coding sequence GTGAAGGTGACGACGTTCGTCGCCGACGACGAGCCGGTGGCCCGCGCGGGGTTGCGCGCGATGCTGACTGCGTTCGACTGGGTGCAGGTAATCGGGGAGGCGGCCGACGGGGAGTCGGCGGTCACGCAGATCCAGGCGCTGCGGCCGGAACTCGTCTTTCTGGACGTGCAGATGCCGGGGCTGCTGGGGACGGACGTGCTGCGCCGGCTGGAGCGGCCGCCGTTCGTCATCTTCACCACGGCGTTCTCCGAGCACGCGGTGACCGCGTTCGAGCTCGGCGCCGTCGACTACCTGCTGAAGCCGTTCGGGCCTTCGCGCCTGGCGGGGGCCATGGAGCGCGTGCGCACCGCGCTCGGCGAGCCCGCCCCCGCCGACACCTTCGAGCGGCTGAGCGGCGCACTCGCGGGCGGACCCATCAGCCGGCTCTTCGTGCGGGTGGGCGGAACGCTGGTTCCCCTCCCCGTCGAGCGCGTGTCGTGGTTCGAGGCCAGTGGCGACTACGTGACCGCGCACGCGGCCCACGCCAAGCACCTGCTCCATCTCTCACTGAGCCGCCTGGAGGCGCGCCTGGATCCGCGGCGCTTCGTGCGGGTGCACCGCACCCACATCGTGAACCTGGACCAGGTGCGCGCGTTCCGGCGCGACGCCCGCGGCAACCTGGAAGCGGAGCTGATGGACGGCGCGCGCGTACCGGTGAGCCGCGCGAAGGCCCAGGAGATCAGGAGCCTGGGCCGGTAG
- a CDS encoding protein-disulfide reductase DsbD family protein, with protein sequence MIRNRILVAALAAALLPAWATAQSPPSLVRAASDRPVEVELRSAARAVAPGDTIPVAIRLRPNPGWHTYWRHAGDVGSAPEVTWRLPDGFTAAPLRWPTPERIESPPLASYGYEREVHLLGAVHVPSSARVGSTANVVAAISVVVCELECVAGDVEVALAVPVAVRTIADETVARAFAAEAARVPARRDGWTFSAAVDSTNVVLHAYPPGGAAIASGSTSPRVEFFIDSTAVIDHAAQPRVREWPAGLELQIGRSAYAAGTPSRITGVLAIDTAASPGGGAPRMMLEVDAPVVAMAQLAAVAPPAPGAGAGWVALATAGLLALLGGTLLNLMPCVLPVLSIKALGIAEAAAHDARTARRHVLLFGAGVLVSMWALVGVLLALRAAGSEVGWGYQLQNPAVVGALALVIFAAGLNMAGVFDLMPVGGSLSAAASRAPRGVEAFLGGVLVTALATPCSAPFLAAAVAYAVTAGAAASFVVFTALGLGLVWPLAMVAAVPRLRAWLPKPGAWMVTLRQVLAFPLFATVVWLSWVLGRQAGVNALVALLAACTLLAFGLWALGRFGTLASPVGRRRLAQVLALASAAGAFALVSGARALGASAPGGVQAGSAAAAEGALAWRPYSAALLEAQRDSGRIVLLDFTADWCLTCKVNERVAFGSEAVRTAIRDRDVVLLRADWTTRSPAVTRALAAFGRTSVPFVVVYPRARGAAPIVMPTLLTSGIVTGALERAAASPSPAPRPAAPASGRIQPSLTLEGTL encoded by the coding sequence ATGATCCGCAACCGCATTCTCGTGGCCGCCCTCGCCGCGGCCCTGCTCCCGGCCTGGGCCACGGCCCAGTCACCGCCATCGCTGGTGCGCGCCGCGTCCGACCGTCCCGTCGAGGTCGAACTCCGGAGCGCCGCCCGGGCGGTGGCGCCGGGTGACACGATTCCCGTGGCCATCCGGCTGCGGCCGAACCCGGGGTGGCACACGTACTGGCGCCACGCGGGGGACGTGGGCAGCGCGCCGGAGGTCACCTGGCGCCTGCCGGACGGCTTTACCGCCGCTCCGCTCCGCTGGCCCACGCCGGAACGCATCGAATCGCCGCCGCTTGCGTCATACGGCTACGAGCGCGAGGTGCACCTCCTCGGCGCGGTGCACGTGCCGTCGTCCGCGCGCGTGGGGTCGACCGCGAACGTCGTGGCGGCCATCTCGGTGGTGGTGTGCGAGCTGGAGTGCGTCGCGGGGGACGTGGAGGTCGCGCTCGCCGTGCCCGTGGCCGTCCGAACGATCGCCGACGAGACCGTCGCCCGCGCGTTCGCCGCGGAGGCCGCGCGCGTCCCGGCGCGGCGTGACGGCTGGACGTTCAGCGCGGCAGTCGATTCCACGAACGTAGTGCTGCACGCGTATCCGCCGGGTGGAGCCGCGATCGCGTCGGGAAGCACCTCGCCTCGCGTGGAGTTCTTCATCGACTCGACGGCGGTGATCGACCACGCGGCGCAGCCCCGGGTTCGCGAGTGGCCGGCCGGCCTGGAGCTGCAAATCGGCCGCTCCGCGTACGCGGCCGGCACGCCGTCCCGCATCACCGGGGTGCTCGCGATCGACACCGCCGCCTCACCGGGCGGCGGCGCGCCCCGCATGATGCTCGAAGTGGATGCCCCGGTCGTCGCCATGGCGCAACTCGCCGCCGTGGCGCCACCTGCGCCTGGCGCGGGCGCGGGATGGGTCGCGCTCGCCACCGCGGGGCTCCTGGCCCTGCTCGGGGGGACGCTGCTCAACCTGATGCCGTGCGTGCTCCCCGTGCTTTCGATCAAGGCACTGGGGATCGCGGAAGCGGCCGCACACGACGCGCGTACGGCGCGGAGGCACGTGCTGTTGTTCGGGGCCGGCGTGCTCGTGTCGATGTGGGCGCTCGTGGGCGTGCTGCTCGCCCTTCGCGCGGCCGGCTCGGAGGTCGGATGGGGCTACCAGCTGCAGAATCCCGCAGTGGTCGGCGCACTCGCGCTCGTCATCTTCGCTGCGGGGCTGAACATGGCGGGCGTGTTCGATTTGATGCCGGTTGGCGGGAGCCTCTCCGCCGCGGCGAGCCGGGCCCCCCGCGGCGTGGAAGCCTTTTTGGGGGGCGTGCTCGTGACCGCGCTGGCCACGCCATGTTCCGCCCCCTTCCTCGCTGCGGCGGTCGCGTACGCGGTCACGGCGGGGGCGGCCGCGTCGTTCGTGGTGTTCACGGCGCTGGGGCTGGGCCTGGTCTGGCCGCTGGCGATGGTGGCTGCGGTGCCGCGTCTGCGTGCATGGCTGCCCAAGCCCGGTGCCTGGATGGTCACGCTGCGCCAAGTGCTCGCCTTTCCGCTCTTCGCGACCGTCGTGTGGCTATCTTGGGTGCTCGGCCGGCAGGCCGGGGTGAACGCGCTGGTCGCGCTGCTCGCCGCGTGCACCCTGCTCGCGTTCGGGCTGTGGGCGCTCGGCCGGTTCGGCACCCTGGCGTCACCGGTGGGCCGCCGCCGACTCGCCCAGGTGCTCGCACTCGCGTCAGCCGCCGGCGCGTTCGCGCTCGTCTCGGGTGCGCGCGCGCTGGGTGCATCGGCGCCGGGCGGGGTGCAGGCGGGGAGCGCGGCGGCGGCCGAGGGCGCGCTCGCATGGCGGCCGTACAGCGCGGCGCTGCTGGAGGCACAGCGCGACAGCGGCCGCATCGTCCTGCTCGATTTCACGGCCGACTGGTGCCTCACGTGCAAGGTCAACGAGCGCGTCGCGTTCGGATCGGAGGCGGTGCGAACAGCGATCCGTGACCGCGATGTCGTGCTGCTGCGTGCCGACTGGACCACGCGAAGCCCCGCCGTGACGCGCGCACTCGCCGCATTCGGGCGCACCAGCGTGCCGTTCGTCGTCGTCTACCCTCGGGCGCGCGGTGCGGCGCCCATCGTCATGCCCACGCTGCTTACCTCCGGCATCGTGACCGGCGCGCTGGAACGCGCCGCGGCGTCACCATCCCCAGCCCCAAGGCCGGCGGCGCCGGCCAGCGGCCGAATCCAACCCTCACTGACCCTCGAAGGAACCTTATGA